The Conger conger chromosome 15, fConCon1.1, whole genome shotgun sequence genome contains a region encoding:
- the LOC133111194 gene encoding UDP-glucuronosyltransferase 2B1-like produces MTPFSIWSSVLGIVLSSPLIFTLCRGGNVLVYPIEGSHWVNMNILIEALHARGHNVTIVRSDKSWYIKEKSPHYSTVTVPVEESLDETFITEIITKGIDSQSGKYSMINILSFHVQLIESFSRAHRIVSKMVEAIFKDNMLTKRLQESQYDLVLADPCWGGGTLLAKYLNLPLVYNVRWLPVGEGHSAIAPSPLSYIPITGSGFSDKMSFTERIRNMLFYLFTLFHDVYIVRPHYAALCHDYLGPDVDFYSLMQAADLWLMRVDFVFEFPRPTMPNAVYIGGFQCKPAKPLPQDLEEFVQSSGEHGIIIMSLGTFVGQLPYDLTEEIAAAFAQLPQKIIWRHTGERPETLGNNTLLVKWMPQNDLLGHPKTRAFVAHGGTNGVQEAIYHGMPVLGIPLFFDQYDNLLRLKIRGGAQILEIGTLNKDSFLQALQEVLHEPSYRMNMQRLSRLHLDQPMKPLDRAMFWIEFVMRHKGAAHLRTESYRMPWYAYHSVDVIMLLLAAVFVILLTAVAIIRFLCCRTRKIKSD; encoded by the coding sequence ATGACGCCATTTTCAATCTGGTCATCTGTCCTTGGGATTGTCCTGTCATCACCACTCATCTTCACTCTATGTCGGGGTGGAAATGTGCTTGTGTACCCCATCGAAGGAAGCCACTGGGTCAACATGAACATCCTCATCGAGGCTCTGCATGCTCGGGGACACAATGTAACGATTGTGCGTTCAGACAAGAGCTGGTACATCAAGGAGAAATCCCCACATTACAGCACCGTTACTGTCCCTGTTGAAGAGAGCTTAGATGAGACATTTATTACAGAAATCATCACGAAAGGGATTGATTCTCAAAGTGGAAAATACTCTATGATCAACATTCTGAGCTTCCACGTTCAGTTGATTGAATCATTCTCAAGAGCTCATCGCATTGTGAGCAAAATGGTCGAGGCTATTTTCAAGGACAATATGTTAACAAAAAGACTTCAGGAAAGCCAGTATGATTTAGTGCTTGCTGACCCTTGTTGGGGTGGTGGAACATTATTGGCAAAGTACCTTAACTTGCCTTTGGTTTACAATGTGAGGTGGCTTCCCGTTGGAGAGGGGCATTCTGCAATTGCCCCTTCCCCCTTATCCTACATCCCAATCACAGGATCTGGCTTTTCAGACAAGATGTCCTTCACTGAACGTATCAGAAACATGCTTTTCTATTTGTTTACGCTCTTTCATGATGTGTATATTGTCAGGCCTCATTATGCTGCTCTGTGTCATGACTACCTTGGCCCAGATGTGGACTTCTACTCATTAATGCAAGCAGCTGATCTCTGGCTCATGAGGGTTgattttgtctttgaattccCACGCCCAACGATGCCCAATGCTGTGTACATAGGAGGGTTCCAGTGTAAGCCTGCTAAGCCTCTTCCCCAAGACCTGGAGGAGTTTGTGCAGAGCTCTGGAGAACATGGAATCATTATTATGTCACTGGGTACCTTTGTTGGTCAGCTTCCTTATGATCTAACAGAAGAGATAGCTGCTGCTTTTGCCCAGCTGCCTCAGAAGATTATCTGGAGGCACACAGGAGAAAGGCCAGAGACTCTAGGTAACAACACCCTATTGGTCAAATGGATGCCACAGAATGATCTTCTGGGACATCCAAAGACCAGAGCCTTTGTGGCACATGGAGGAACCAATGGAGTTCAGGAGGCCATCTACCATGGGATGCCAGTACTGGGAATTCCATTATTCTTTGACCAATATGACAACCTCCTTCGACTGAAAATTAGAGGAGGAGCGCAGATCCTCGAGATAGGCACTTTAAACAAAGACAGCTTCCTCCAGGCCTTACAGGAAGTGCTTCATGAACCATCCTACAGGATGAACATGCAGAGACTCTCCAGGCTGCATCTGGACCAGCCAATGAAACCACTGGACCGTGCAATGTTCTGGATTGAGTTTGTCATGAGACACAAAGGTGCTGCTCACCTGCGCACAGAGTCCTACAGGATGCCCTGGTATGCCTACCACTCTGTGGATGTTATAATGCTGCTGCTGGCTGCTGTGTTTGTTATATTGCTGACTGCTGTTGCTATCATCAGATTTTTGTGCTGTAGGACAAGAAAAATTAAATCTGATTGA
- the LOC133111535 gene encoding UDP-glucuronosyltransferase 2B1-like, with protein MKLFSVWSSVLGIVLSSPLIFTLCRGGNVLVYPIEGSHWVNMNILIEALHARGHNVTIVRSDKSWYIKEKSPHYSTVTVPVEEGLDEKFITEIITKGIDVQRGKYSMIDILSFHIQSFELFSRVNRITSKMVETIFKDNMLTKRLQESHYDLVLADPFSGGGTLLAKYLNLPLVYNVRWLPIGEGHSAIAPSPLSYIPITGSGFSDKMSFTERIRNMLFYLFTVFPGVYFVTPHYAALCHDYLGPDVDFYSLMQAADLWLMRVDFVFDFPRPTMPNAVYIGGFQCKPAKPLPQDLEEFVQSSGEHGIIIMSLGSFVGQLPYDLAEEIAAAFAQLPQKIIWRHTGERPETLGNNTLLVKWMPQNDLLGHPKTRAFVAHGGTNGVQEAIYHGMPVLGIPLFFDQYDNLLRLKIRGGAQILDIGTLNKDNFLQALQEVLHEPSYRMNMQRLSRLHLDQPMKPLDRAMFWIEFVMRHKGAAHLRTESYRMPWYAYHSVDVIMLLLAAVFVILLTAVAIIRFLCCRTRKIKSD; from the coding sequence ATGAAGCTGTTTTCAGTCTGGTCATCTGTCCTTGGGATTGTCCTGTCATCACCACTCATCTTCACTCTATGTCGGGGTGGAAATGTGCTCGTGTACCCCATCGAAGGAAGCCACTGGGTCAACATGAACATCCTCATCGAGGCTCTGCATGCTCGGGGACACAATGTAACGATTGTGCGTTCAGACAAGAGCTGGTACATCAAGGAGAAATCCCCACATTACAGCACCGTTACTGTCCCTGTTGAAGAGGGCTTAGATGAGAAATTTATTACAGAAATCATCACGAAAGGGATTGATGTTCAACGTGGAAAATACTCTATGATCGACATTCTGAGCTTCCACATTCAGTCTTTTGAATTATTCTCAAGAGTTAATCGCATTACGAGCAAAATGGTAGAGACTATTTTCAAGGACAATATGTTAACAAAAAGACTTCAGGAAAGCCACTATGATTTAGTGCTTGCTGACCCTTTTTCAGGTGGTGGAACATTATTGGCAAAGTACCTTAACTTGCCTTTGGTTTACAATGTGAGGTGGCTTCCCATTGGAGAGGGGCACTCTGCAATTGCCCCTTCCCCCTTATCCTACATCCCAATCACAGGATCTGGCTTTTCAGACAAGATGTCCTTCACTGAACGCATCAGAAACATGCTTTTCTATCTCTTTACGGTCTTTCCTGGTGTGTATTTTGTCACGCCTCATTATGCTGCTCTGTGTCATGACTACCTTGGCCCAGATGTGGACTTCTACTCATTAATGCAAGCAGCTGATCTCTGGCTCATGAGGGTTGATTTTGTCTTTGACTTTCCACGCCCAACGATGCCCAATGCTGTGTACATAGGAGGGTTCCAGTGTAAGCCTGCTAAGCCTCTTCCCCAAGACCTGGAGGAGTTTGTGCAGAGCTCTGGAGAACATGGAATCATTATTATGTCACTGGGTAGCTTTGTTGGTCAGCTTCCTTATGATCTAGCAGAAGAGATAGCTGCTGCTTTTGCCCAGCTGCCTCAGAAGATCATCTGGAGGCACACAGGAGAAAGGCCAGAGACTCTAGGTAACAACACCCTATTGGTCAAATGGATGCCACAGAATGATCTTCTGGGACATCCAAAGACCAGAGCCTTTGTGGCACATGGAGGAACCAATGGAGTTCAGGAGGCCATCTACCATGGAATGCCAGTACTGGGAATTCCATTATTCTTTGACCAATACGACAACCTCCTTCGACTGAAAATTAGAGGAGGAGCTCAGATACTTGATATAGGAACTTTAAACAAAGACAACTTCCTCCAGGCCTTACAGGAAGTGCTTCATGAACCATCCTACAGGATGAACATGCAGAGACTCTCCAGGCTGCATCTGGACCAGCCAATGAAACCACTGGACCGTGCAATGTTCTGGATTGAGTTTGTCATGAGACACAAAGGTGCTGCTCACCTGCGCACAGAGTCCTACAGGATGCCCTGGTATGCCTACCACTCTGTGGATGTTATAATGCTGCTGCTGGCTGCTGTGTTTGTTATATTGCTGACTGCTGTTGCTATCATCAGATTTTTGTGCTGCAGGACAAGAAAAATTAAATCTGATTGA
- the LOC133111191 gene encoding UDP-glucuronosyltransferase 2A1-like, with amino-acid sequence MERFCGKMQHTDFILITLLIFTLPGVYGGNVLVFPLDGSHWVNMQVLTEELVSRGHAVTVVRASNSWYIKETSPHYTSITIQNTGGFDEEAFSSFVSRLLQIRIEGGSFWTRISLQMDIVHQFSEINRNLCEMMGRMFEDEELMQSLMDAKYDVVLTDPCFGGGVLLAHRLKLPLVFNVRWTIHGEGHFAIAPSPLSFVPFREAELTDKMNFPQRVQNMLAYFFGLWQIAVVPKPHYTEFCKRYFGPEIEYFELFQAADIWLMRNDFVFEFPRPTMPNVVYMGGFQCKPAKPLPQDLEEFVQSSGEHGIIIMSLGTLVGHLPHDIAVEIAAAFAQLPQKIIWRHTGKRPETLGNNTLLVKWMPQNDLLGHPKTRAFVAHGGTNGVQEAIYHGVPIVGIPLLFDQPDNLSRMKVRGAATIVDIANIDRSIFLQALQEVLHEPSYRMNMQRLSRLHLDQPMKPLDRAMFWIEFVMRHKGAAHLRTESYRMPWYAYHSVDVIMLLLAAVFFILLTAVAIIRFLCCRTSKIKSD; translated from the coding sequence ATGGAAAGATTCTGTGGAAAGATGCAGCACACAGACTTCATCTTAATTACACTCTTGAtcttcactctgcctggggtATATGGAGGGAATGTGCTGGTGTTCCCATTGGATGGCAGCCACTGGGTGAACATGCAAGTCCTGACTGAAGAGCTGGTTTCCAGGGGCCACGCTGTCACTGTGGTGCGTGCCTCAAACAGCTGGTACATAAAGGAAACATCCCCTCACTATACCTCGATCACCATCCAAAACACGGGTGGGTTCGATGAAGAGGCCTTCAGTTCATTTGTGTCAAGATTACTGCAAATTCGCATAGAAGGAGGCTCTTTTTGGACCCGTATTAGTCTTCAAATGGACATCGTTCATCAGTTTTCAGAGATCAACAGAAACTTGTGTGAAATGATGGGTCGCATGTTTGAAGATGAGGAGTTAATGCAGTCTCTCATGGATGCTAAATATGATGTTGTTCTAACTGATCCTTGCTTTGGTGGTGGGGTGCTGCTGGCTCATCGTCTTAAACTTCCTCTGGTTTTCAATGTAAGATGGACGATACATGGAGAGGGTCACTTTGCAATTGCTCCCTCACCATTATCCTTTGTTCCTTTTCGTGAAGCAGAGTTAACAGATAAGATGAATTTTCCCCAACGTGTGCAGAATATGCTAGCATATTTTTTTGGATTATGGCAGATTGCGGTCGTTCCAAAACCTCATTATACTGAATTTTGCAAACGATATTTTGGGCCTGAAATTGAATACTTTGAGCTGTTTCAGGCAGCTGATATATGGCTCATGAGAAATgattttgtctttgaattccCACGCCCAACGATGCCCAATGTTGTGTACATGGGAGGGTTCCAGTGTAAGCCTGCTAAGCCTCTTCCCCAAGACCTGGAGGAGTTTGTGCAGAGCTCTGGAGAACATGGAATCATTATTATGTCACTGGGGACTTTAGTTGGTCACCTTCCTCATGATATAGCAGTCGAGATAGCTGCTGCTTTTGCCCAACTGCCTCAGAAGATCATCTGGAGGCACACAGGAAAAAGGCCAGAGACTCTAGGTAACAACACCCTATTGGTCAAATGGATGCCACAAAATGATCTTCTGGGTCATCCAAAGACCAGAGCCTTTGTGGCACATGGAGGAACCAATGGAGTTCAAGAGGCCATTTACCATGGTGTTCCAATAGTTGGCATTCCTTTGCTCTTTGATCAGCCTGATAACCTTTCTAGAATGAAAGTTAGGGGAGCAGCTACGATTGTGGATATTGCTAACATAGACAGAAGCATCTTCCTCCAGGCCTTACAGGAAGTGCTTCATGAACCATCCTACAGGATGAACATGCAGAGACTCTCCAGGCTGCATCTGGACCAGCCAATGAAACCACTGGACCGTGCAATGTTCTGGATTGAGTTTGTCATGAGACACAAAGGTGCTGCTCATCTGCGCACAGAGTCCTACAGGATGCCCTGGTATGCCTACCACTCTGTGGACGTTATAATGCTGCTGCTGGCTGCTGTGTTTTTTATATTGCTGACTGCTGTTGCTATCATCAGATTTTTGTGCTGTAGGACAAGCAAAATTAAATCTGATTGA